In Selenomonas sp. TAMA-11512, a genomic segment contains:
- a CDS encoding HlyD family efflux transporter periplasmic adaptor subunit translates to MEVDVTTRVSRYLRMGFFSLVLFIFVLGASLYLYQQRTRGIELSDAVIQGDMVEVKTKTKGILAGISVNDGDVVEAAAPILVLTVPLGEAELKQLEDTVALTKRNLTDLQKGITVMREVPVVTSSAGSGASVAAAQERLDRMNKLYEMGAISAVKRDQAQAEYQAALASSSTTAASSRYQTSVQPASPEVVKQGETALKQAEVAFANAKKTIEESVVKAPVPGIVHLLPWTVGQELEEDTTIAWIESQTSFHIEATAPITQKSQFAVGQPVQYDLAGHSMQGMVQEITEDDASLHLRISLPTDTEDYAAGDKISVRVLR, encoded by the coding sequence GTGGAGGTTGATGTAACGACTCGTGTAAGTCGTTATCTTCGCATGGGATTCTTTTCGCTTGTGCTGTTCATCTTCGTTTTGGGTGCGAGCCTTTATCTTTATCAACAGCGTACGAGAGGTATAGAGCTCTCTGACGCGGTGATACAAGGGGATATGGTTGAGGTCAAGACAAAGACGAAAGGCATCTTGGCAGGAATTTCTGTGAACGATGGCGATGTAGTCGAGGCAGCTGCACCCATTTTGGTATTGACAGTCCCTTTGGGGGAAGCGGAGCTGAAGCAGCTCGAGGATACAGTGGCGCTGACAAAACGTAATTTGACGGATTTACAAAAAGGAATTACGGTTATGCGGGAAGTGCCTGTTGTAACATCCTCCGCCGGGAGCGGTGCATCGGTAGCCGCGGCACAAGAACGTCTCGATCGCATGAACAAGCTTTATGAAATGGGCGCTATCAGTGCTGTTAAGCGTGATCAGGCACAGGCTGAATATCAGGCGGCACTTGCTTCAAGCAGCACTACTGCAGCAAGCAGTCGCTATCAGACATCCGTGCAGCCTGCATCACCGGAGGTTGTCAAACAGGGGGAGACAGCGCTTAAACAGGCAGAGGTTGCTTTTGCTAATGCGAAAAAGACGATTGAAGAGTCTGTCGTTAAGGCTCCGGTACCTGGGATAGTGCATCTCTTACCGTGGACTGTCGGACAGGAACTGGAAGAGGATACAACGATAGCATGGATTGAAAGTCAGACATCGTTTCATATTGAGGCTACAGCACCGATAACGCAAAAGTCTCAATTCGCCGTCGGGCAGCCTGTACAATATGACCTTGCAGGTCACAGCATGCAAGGTATGGTACAAGAAATTACGGAGGATGACGCATCTTTGCATCTGCGTATTTCTTTGCCGACTGATACGGAGGATTATGCGGCGGGGGATAAGATCTCTGTTCGCGTGCTGCGGTAA
- a CDS encoding DUF3783 domain-containing protein, with amino-acid sequence MKKTAAAKANKNEKILLYCMDDARFEMVSVAIKKLHIEVLQADERALGKKVGALFGMRGFSDSSVEVQPAFHREAAVFYNIKNKRLDAVLSGLKEENIILKYKAVTTPFNIHWTLAKLFDTMYKEHAYLVEKGADGVHHDE; translated from the coding sequence ATGAAAAAGACTGCAGCAGCAAAGGCAAACAAAAATGAAAAAATTCTTTTATACTGCATGGATGATGCTCGATTCGAAATGGTATCAGTGGCAATTAAAAAACTACATATTGAAGTGCTGCAGGCAGATGAGCGTGCTCTCGGAAAAAAAGTGGGAGCGCTTTTTGGAATGAGAGGATTCAGTGATTCATCGGTCGAGGTGCAGCCCGCTTTTCATCGAGAGGCAGCCGTTTTTTACAATATCAAGAACAAGCGCCTGGATGCAGTTCTTTCAGGATTAAAAGAAGAAAATATTATTTTAAAATACAAAGCTGTAACAACGCCGTTTAACATCCATTGGACACTGGCAAAGCTTTTTGATACGATGTATAAGGAGCATGCTTATCTGGTTGAAAAGGGGGCAGATGGGGTTCATCATGATGAATAA
- the surE gene encoding 5'/3'-nucleotidase SurE → MRVLLTNDDGIEADGIEALVAALASSHKIVVAAPTREMSGMSHAITVGKPLSVTHCAYLEEAYGVETYCIDGTPADCVMLYLEAIADTKPDLVISGINHGSNLGTDVLYSGTVNAAMEGYLHDIPAIAVSLEERSEIPFAEAANIIRATLPGWLDVDETPFYNVNFPRQFSGGIPSFSYSRIGRRDYINAFNRYEEDDGRLYYVMAGEIDDDHSDAMSDLVAVKNGYISVTPLMTDLTDHILLDTFQRNV, encoded by the coding sequence TTGCGTGTTTTATTGACAAATGATGACGGCATTGAGGCGGATGGAATAGAGGCGCTGGTTGCTGCGCTTGCGTCATCGCATAAAATTGTTGTGGCTGCGCCCACAAGAGAAATGAGCGGAATGTCACACGCCATTACGGTGGGAAAGCCCCTTTCTGTGACACACTGTGCGTATCTTGAAGAAGCGTATGGTGTCGAAACGTATTGTATCGATGGAACACCGGCAGACTGTGTGATGCTGTATCTTGAAGCAATCGCAGATACAAAGCCGGATCTTGTCATTTCCGGAATCAATCACGGTTCGAATCTCGGTACGGATGTCTTATACTCAGGTACCGTCAATGCCGCGATGGAGGGTTATCTGCACGATATACCTGCAATTGCCGTATCCCTGGAGGAACGATCGGAGATACCTTTTGCAGAAGCTGCAAATATTATTCGGGCGACACTGCCCGGATGGCTTGACGTTGATGAAACGCCGTTCTACAATGTAAATTTTCCAAGGCAGTTTTCAGGCGGTATACCGAGTTTTTCCTATAGCCGTATCGGTCGTCGCGACTATATCAATGCGTTTAATCGTTATGAGGAGGACGACGGTCGTCTCTATTATGTGATGGCAGGGGAGATTGATGATGATCACAGCGATGCCATGTCGGATCTTGTCGCTGTAAAAAATGGATATATTTCTGTCACGCCGTTAATGACGGATTTGACAGATCATATATTATTGGACACATTTCAACGAAATGTGTAG
- a CDS encoding N-acetyltransferase yields MKYRKAIFSDVEPIFHLINDYATDGQMLPRSRNTLYETLRDMVVAEDNAGKIVGVGGLHMMWDGLAEVRAMAIHPDSSRQGIGTKIVEMLLDEGRVLGVKTVFTLTYKPAFFQTLGFEVVSKDSLPHKVWKECIECPKFPNCDEIAMMRSMKR; encoded by the coding sequence ATGAAGTATAGAAAGGCAATCTTTTCAGACGTAGAGCCGATCTTTCATCTGATTAATGATTATGCCACAGATGGTCAGATGCTGCCTCGGTCACGCAATACACTCTATGAGACGCTGCGTGATATGGTTGTTGCAGAGGACAATGCGGGCAAGATTGTCGGTGTTGGCGGGTTGCACATGATGTGGGACGGGCTCGCTGAAGTGCGTGCTATGGCCATTCATCCGGATTCCTCCAGGCAGGGTATCGGTACGAAAATTGTGGAAATGCTGCTGGATGAGGGCAGGGTTCTCGGTGTGAAAACAGTCTTTACGTTGACCTATAAACCTGCTTTTTTTCAGACGCTCGGATTTGAGGTTGTGTCAAAGGACAGCTTACCGCACAAGGTGTGGAAGGAATGTATAGAGTGTCCGAAGTTTCCAAATTGCGATGAAATTGCCATGATGCGAAGTATGAAAAGATAA
- a CDS encoding amidohydrolase — MRITIQNVMAFLPTGESKKVDIAIENDRIKAVGELPAGWVADRLINGDRKFAIPGFVNAHTHASMTLLRSYADDMELMDWLENKIWPIEAKLTSNDIYWGAMLAALEMIKSGTTAFADMYGPDMERVAEAVQVSGLRGVLSRGLIGVAPDSDKKLEENVSLYRDYHGEANGRIQIMFGPHALYTCPPDYLKKVSKAASTLGAEIHIHMSETRFEIENCLKEYGKRPFAHVESTGLFENGTLAAHCVHLDEEDIDIIKKYGIRVAHNPGSNMKLASGTAPVPRLLKEGITVALGTDGTSSNNNLDMLEEVNLAAMLHKVVSYDPTAVPAKTALQMGTVEGAKALGYHDVGKLEAGQKADIVLLSMKGAAWTPCYDPVSLLVYSANASAADTVIVDGRLLMEKREVLTMDEEKILYEAGKCADRLVAK, encoded by the coding sequence ATGCGTATTACAATACAGAATGTAATGGCTTTTCTGCCAACGGGAGAGAGCAAAAAAGTCGATATTGCCATTGAAAATGACAGAATTAAAGCCGTTGGGGAGCTTCCTGCCGGATGGGTGGCTGACCGTCTCATAAATGGGGATAGAAAGTTTGCCATTCCCGGATTTGTCAATGCGCATACACATGCATCGATGACACTTCTGCGCAGCTATGCGGATGACATGGAGCTCATGGATTGGTTGGAGAATAAGATTTGGCCCATTGAGGCAAAGCTGACGAGTAATGATATTTACTGGGGGGCTATGCTCGCCGCTCTTGAGATGATCAAGAGCGGTACGACAGCTTTTGCGGATATGTACGGACCGGATATGGAAAGGGTCGCGGAGGCTGTTCAAGTATCCGGTCTGCGAGGCGTGCTCTCTCGCGGACTCATCGGTGTCGCGCCCGATAGCGATAAGAAGCTGGAAGAAAATGTCTCTCTTTACAGAGATTATCACGGTGAGGCAAATGGGCGCATCCAGATCATGTTTGGGCCCCATGCGCTGTATACTTGCCCTCCTGACTATCTCAAGAAGGTTTCGAAGGCTGCGAGTACGCTTGGAGCGGAGATTCACATCCATATGTCGGAGACTCGCTTTGAGATTGAGAACTGCCTTAAGGAGTATGGAAAGCGGCCCTTTGCTCATGTGGAGTCGACGGGGCTCTTTGAGAATGGAACCTTGGCAGCGCATTGCGTTCATCTCGACGAAGAGGACATTGATATCATCAAGAAGTACGGCATCCGTGTCGCGCATAATCCCGGAAGCAATATGAAGCTCGCCAGCGGAACAGCACCTGTACCGCGTCTCCTAAAAGAGGGAATTACAGTGGCTCTCGGAACGGATGGAACGTCTTCGAACAACAATCTTGATATGTTGGAAGAGGTCAATCTTGCCGCGATGCTGCACAAGGTTGTAAGTTATGATCCTACGGCTGTGCCTGCAAAAACGGCACTTCAAATGGGGACTGTAGAAGGGGCGAAAGCCCTTGGTTATCACGATGTCGGCAAACTGGAGGCAGGACAGAAGGCGGATATTGTGCTTCTATCGATGAAAGGGGCCGCTTGGACGCCTTGCTATGATCCTGTGTCACTTCTTGTGTACTCGGCGAATGCCTCAGCTGCCGATACAGTCATCGTTGATGGCCGTCTTTTGATGGAAAAGCGCGAAGTATTGACGATGGATGAAGAAAAGATCCTCTATGAAGCAGGGAAATGCGCGGATCGGCTGGTTGCAAAATAA
- the alaS gene encoding alanine--tRNA ligase has product MSGNELREAYLRFFAEKKAHLRLASASLIPENDPTLLIIGAGMAPFKPFFTGKMKPPCTRITTSQRCVRTGDIENVGRTARHQTFFEMLGNFSFGDYFKQEAISWAWEFLTEVVELPKDKLWASVYPDDEEAIAIWLKQPGFAQDHIVKLEDNFWEIGEGPCGPDSEIYIDLGEERGCGKETCAVGCDCDRYLEIWNLVFTQYNRTGDGEYLPLEHKNIDTGCGLERLASVVQAKKTNFETDLLYPIIEYAAGIAGVAYGKDVETDISLKVIADHARSMAIMIMDGILPSNEGRGYVLRRILRRAIRHARLLGIQGKFLEGVVNSVISIFKDASDFGAIVQKEAYIKKVISQEEDRFHQTLSQGMELLNEEIKKLKDSKKTTLDGKAVFKLYDTFGFPWELTEEILEEEHFSLDKEGFEAAMKAQRERARAARGENQRVTVPDLSGIDTASLQQDSKATHAEIVAIWKEGILVDTLADGEEAGIILSVTPFYAEGGGQVGDAGHFTGEFGKVCIDNAKRLPDGTIYHLGYVEEGQLKVGESVSIQIDQEKKRSSARNHTATHLLQAALKKVVGDQVNQAGSLVTPERLRFDFSNFEPLTEEQLKSVEDMVNEEILKGTEVTIRQMKIDDAKAIGAMALFGEKYGDIVRVVSVGDFSVELCGGSHVRDVGLIGSLKIISETGVAAGVRRIEAITGRAALAYANKQEELVCSLARILKCQKEDIATHVTDLQTNLKDTQKKLAAFQASQAKDEVENLLSAADTINGVTFVGGKVTSEGVDDLRKMADLVIDKLSNGVVVLASAQDGKAILVAKAGKDALDKGIHAGNVVKAAAKAVNGGGGGRKDMAQAGGNDPDKIDEAIKAAKEEVQKQIG; this is encoded by the coding sequence ATGAGCGGCAACGAACTTCGAGAGGCGTATTTGCGGTTTTTCGCCGAAAAGAAGGCGCATTTGCGTTTGGCAAGTGCATCGTTGATTCCCGAAAACGATCCTACGCTTTTGATTATTGGCGCCGGGATGGCTCCTTTCAAACCGTTTTTTACGGGTAAAATGAAACCTCCGTGTACGCGTATTACGACAAGTCAGCGTTGTGTGCGTACGGGTGATATAGAAAATGTCGGTCGAACGGCGCGACATCAGACCTTCTTTGAAATGCTCGGAAATTTTTCCTTTGGCGATTATTTTAAGCAGGAAGCTATCTCTTGGGCATGGGAATTTTTGACGGAGGTTGTCGAACTTCCGAAGGACAAGCTTTGGGCAAGTGTCTACCCGGATGATGAAGAGGCAATCGCTATTTGGCTTAAGCAGCCGGGGTTCGCACAGGATCACATCGTGAAACTGGAGGATAACTTCTGGGAAATTGGAGAGGGGCCCTGTGGTCCGGATTCAGAGATTTATATTGATTTGGGCGAGGAACGTGGCTGTGGCAAGGAGACATGTGCTGTTGGCTGCGACTGCGATCGCTACTTGGAAATCTGGAATCTTGTCTTTACGCAGTATAATAGAACGGGGGATGGGGAATACCTGCCTCTTGAACATAAAAATATTGATACGGGCTGCGGCTTGGAACGACTTGCGTCTGTCGTACAGGCAAAGAAAACGAACTTTGAGACAGACTTGCTCTATCCGATTATTGAGTATGCTGCAGGTATTGCCGGTGTTGCGTATGGCAAAGATGTAGAGACGGATATTTCACTCAAGGTCATTGCGGATCATGCGCGCAGCATGGCCATCATGATTATGGACGGCATCCTGCCATCGAACGAAGGTCGTGGTTATGTCCTGCGTCGTATCCTGCGACGCGCGATTCGTCATGCACGTCTTCTCGGGATTCAGGGTAAATTCCTTGAAGGAGTTGTCAATTCGGTTATTTCTATCTTTAAAGATGCATCGGATTTCGGTGCAATTGTTCAAAAGGAAGCGTATATCAAGAAGGTTATCAGCCAGGAAGAGGACCGTTTCCATCAGACGCTTTCCCAAGGTATGGAGCTTTTAAACGAGGAGATCAAAAAACTCAAAGACAGCAAGAAGACCACACTCGATGGAAAAGCAGTTTTCAAACTCTATGATACATTCGGTTTTCCCTGGGAACTTACAGAGGAAATCCTTGAGGAAGAGCACTTCTCTCTCGATAAAGAGGGGTTTGAGGCAGCCATGAAGGCACAGCGTGAGCGCGCTCGTGCGGCTCGTGGTGAGAATCAGCGCGTCACTGTTCCCGACTTGTCCGGGATAGATACAGCAAGTCTTCAGCAGGACAGCAAGGCGACGCATGCAGAAATCGTTGCCATCTGGAAAGAGGGTATACTTGTTGATACGCTTGCTGACGGCGAGGAGGCCGGTATCATCCTATCTGTAACTCCCTTTTATGCAGAAGGCGGTGGACAGGTTGGTGATGCCGGGCATTTTACGGGTGAATTTGGTAAGGTTTGCATTGATAATGCAAAGAGGCTTCCTGATGGAACGATTTATCATTTAGGCTATGTTGAAGAAGGGCAATTAAAAGTCGGTGAATCGGTTTCGATTCAAATTGATCAGGAGAAAAAGCGTTCGTCCGCTCGTAACCATACAGCGACACACCTTTTGCAGGCTGCACTGAAGAAAGTTGTCGGTGATCAGGTCAATCAGGCGGGGTCGCTTGTTACTCCGGAGCGTCTTCGCTTCGACTTCTCAAACTTTGAGCCGCTTACCGAGGAACAGCTCAAGTCCGTTGAGGATATGGTCAATGAAGAAATCTTAAAAGGCACGGAAGTGACCATTCGTCAAATGAAAATTGATGATGCAAAAGCGATAGGAGCGATGGCGCTTTTTGGTGAGAAGTACGGCGATATCGTGCGCGTCGTCAGCGTCGGTGATTTCAGCGTAGAGCTTTGCGGCGGATCGCATGTACGCGATGTCGGATTGATCGGTTCTCTTAAGATTATCAGTGAGACAGGCGTCGCTGCCGGTGTGCGCCGTATTGAAGCAATCACCGGACGTGCTGCTCTTGCGTATGCAAATAAGCAAGAGGAGTTGGTGTGCTCGCTTGCGCGGATTCTCAAGTGTCAGAAAGAGGACATCGCGACACACGTAACGGATCTTCAAACAAACCTTAAAGATACACAGAAGAAATTGGCTGCATTCCAAGCAAGTCAGGCGAAGGATGAGGTTGAGAACCTGCTGTCTGCAGCTGATACGATCAATGGAGTGACTTTTGTGGGTGGTAAGGTCACGAGCGAAGGTGTTGACGATCTTCGAAAGATGGCAGATCTCGTCATTGATAAGCTTTCCAATGGCGTTGTTGTGCTGGCTTCGGCGCAGGATGGAAAGGCAATTCTGGTCGCTAAAGCCGGTAAGGATGCACTTGATAAGGGAATTCATGCAGGCAATGTTGTCAAAGCGGCTGCAAAAGCAGTAAATGGCGGCGGCGGCGGGCGAAAGGATATGGCGCAGGCCGGCGGCAATGATCCCGACAAAATTGACGAAGCGATTAAGGCTGCAAAAGAAGAAGTGCAGAAACAGATCGGGTAG
- a CDS encoding adenosylhomocysteinase, whose translation MESMIKDIKLAPSGHDKINWVKNFMPVMEAVNKEFSVSKPFAGKKIVITLHLEAKTAYLAIIMKNAGAEVAITGSNPLSTQDDIAAALVEEGIHVFATHGCTDEEYETYIQRALDIKPDIIIDDGGDLVHILHTKRRELLPNILGGSEETTTGVHRLHGLAKTGKLEFPMIAANDAYCKYLFDNRYGTGQSTWDGIMRATNLSIAGKTVVIAGYGWCGKGGAMRALGLGANVVITEVDPIKAIEAVFDGFRVMPMDEAAKIGDIFLTLTGNKDILRKHHFEVMKDGAMMANSGHFDVEINIPELAEISTSRRTVRQNIEEFVQKDGRKLYLLAEGRLVNLAAGDGHPAEIMDLSFGVQFFSALHILQHHQELKNEVYLMPDEINTKIAELKLAAVGVKIDTLTAEQREYLSLD comes from the coding sequence ATGGAATCTATGATTAAAGACATTAAGCTGGCACCATCCGGCCATGATAAGATCAATTGGGTCAAAAATTTCATGCCTGTTATGGAGGCTGTCAACAAGGAATTTTCAGTATCGAAACCCTTTGCCGGCAAGAAGATTGTTATCACGCTTCATCTTGAAGCGAAGACGGCATATCTGGCAATTATCATGAAGAATGCAGGTGCGGAGGTTGCTATTACGGGCAGTAATCCGCTGTCGACACAGGATGATATTGCCGCTGCACTCGTCGAGGAGGGAATCCATGTCTTTGCAACGCATGGCTGCACAGATGAGGAGTATGAGACCTATATCCAGAGGGCATTGGATATCAAGCCGGACATCATCATTGACGATGGCGGCGATCTTGTGCATATTCTCCATACGAAGCGTCGTGAACTCCTGCCCAATATCCTGGGCGGTTCCGAAGAGACAACGACCGGTGTTCATAGGCTCCATGGGTTGGCTAAGACCGGCAAGCTCGAGTTCCCTATGATTGCAGCAAACGATGCCTATTGCAAGTATCTTTTTGATAATCGCTATGGCACCGGGCAGTCTACGTGGGATGGCATCATGCGTGCGACGAACCTGAGTATCGCCGGCAAGACTGTCGTCATTGCCGGGTACGGATGGTGCGGTAAAGGCGGTGCCATGCGTGCGTTGGGGCTTGGCGCAAATGTCGTTATTACCGAAGTCGATCCAATCAAAGCAATCGAGGCTGTATTTGACGGGTTCCGTGTTATGCCGATGGACGAGGCCGCAAAGATCGGCGACATCTTCTTGACTCTTACGGGTAATAAGGACATCCTTCGCAAGCATCACTTCGAGGTCATGAAGGATGGCGCCATGATGGCAAACTCCGGACACTTTGACGTGGAAATCAACATTCCGGAGCTTGCGGAAATTTCCACATCTCGTCGTACCGTGCGTCAGAACATCGAGGAATTTGTGCAGAAGGACGGCAGAAAGCTCTACCTGCTTGCAGAAGGACGTCTGGTCAATCTTGCCGCAGGGGACGGACATCCCGCCGAAATCATGGATCTTTCCTTTGGCGTGCAGTTCTTCTCGGCACTGCACATTCTACAGCATCATCAGGAGCTCAAGAACGAGGTTTATCTGATGCCGGATGAAATCAATACGAAAATCGCAGAGCTTAAACTTGCCGCAGTCGGTGTCAAGATTGATACACTGACAGCAGAGCAGAGAGAATATCTCTCGCTGGACTAA
- the aroF gene encoding 3-deoxy-7-phosphoheptulonate synthase has protein sequence MIIVMSPNATADNLSKVQRKLLDSGLKYHLSQGESRTIVGVIGDKNIIAGLQMNSFDGVEKTVRITEKYKLVSREFHPMDTVIDFGDGVKIGAGHMTVMAGPCAVESMDQLLEAARCVKKEGAQFLRGGAFKPRTSPYDFQGLAAEGLQMLRRAADETGLKIVTEIVNINDVELIEKYADVLQIGARNMQNFQLLKEVGKARKPVLLKRGISATISEWLNAAEYIMAEGNMNVVFCERGIRTYETFTRNTLDLSAVAAIKEISHLPIIVDPSHGTGRWQMVQSMARAAVAADADGLIIEVHPHPEVALSDGDQSLTPKNFAKTMEEVRAFAKLMGREV, from the coding sequence ATGATCATTGTAATGAGCCCGAATGCGACAGCGGACAATCTATCAAAAGTACAGAGGAAGCTTCTGGACTCCGGCTTGAAGTATCATCTGTCACAGGGGGAATCCCGCACGATTGTCGGTGTCATTGGTGATAAGAATATCATTGCCGGATTGCAGATGAATTCCTTTGATGGCGTTGAGAAGACCGTACGCATTACGGAGAAATACAAACTGGTCAGCCGAGAGTTCCATCCTATGGACACGGTCATCGATTTTGGTGACGGTGTGAAAATCGGTGCCGGACACATGACGGTTATGGCCGGTCCCTGTGCTGTAGAGAGCATGGATCAGCTTTTGGAGGCTGCCCGCTGCGTCAAAAAGGAGGGAGCACAATTTCTTCGCGGCGGTGCGTTCAAACCGCGAACATCTCCATATGATTTTCAAGGACTTGCCGCGGAAGGTTTACAAATGCTTCGTCGTGCGGCAGACGAGACGGGGCTGAAGATTGTCACAGAAATTGTCAATATCAATGACGTTGAGCTTATAGAGAAATATGCAGATGTGCTCCAAATCGGTGCTCGCAATATGCAGAATTTCCAGCTTCTTAAAGAAGTTGGAAAGGCAAGGAAGCCTGTTCTTTTAAAGCGAGGTATTTCGGCAACTATCAGTGAGTGGCTAAATGCCGCAGAATATATTATGGCAGAGGGAAATATGAATGTTGTTTTCTGTGAACGCGGCATTCGAACGTATGAGACCTTTACTCGAAATACACTCGATCTGTCTGCGGTCGCTGCTATCAAAGAAATCTCTCACCTGCCGATCATTGTTGATCCCAGCCATGGTACCGGGCGCTGGCAGATGGTGCAGTCTATGGCCCGCGCGGCAGTTGCAGCGGATGCGGATGGGCTGATCATCGAAGTACATCCGCATCCAGAGGTGGCACTCTCCGATGGAGATCAATCTCTCACGCCGAAAAACTTCGCAAAAACCATGGAAGAAGTTCGTGCATTTGCGAAACTAATGGGACGAGAAGTATGA
- the nth gene encoding endonuclease III — translation MRVTKKIKEEQLAILERVYFDAKPELVFNTPFELLIAVILSAQCTDKRVNIVTARLFQKASTPEAIIELGLSALEEEIHDCGFFHNKAKNIMATCHRLVEEYNGEVPEKFEQLLALPGVGRKTANVVASVAFGYPAIAVDTHVFRIANRLKLAMGETPEEVELGLMKAIPKEKWSAAHHWLIWHGRRICKARKPLCDACPLRDVCPSFSG, via the coding sequence ATAAAAGAGGAACAGCTTGCCATATTGGAGCGAGTGTATTTTGATGCAAAGCCGGAACTTGTGTTCAACACGCCTTTTGAGCTGCTCATTGCGGTTATTCTGTCAGCGCAGTGCACGGACAAAAGAGTCAACATTGTGACGGCACGCCTCTTTCAAAAGGCTTCTACACCGGAGGCGATTATCGAACTTGGACTATCCGCATTAGAAGAGGAAATCCACGATTGCGGTTTTTTTCACAATAAGGCAAAGAATATCATGGCAACATGTCATCGGTTAGTCGAGGAGTATAATGGCGAGGTGCCGGAAAAATTTGAACAGCTCCTTGCGCTTCCCGGTGTCGGACGGAAAACGGCAAATGTTGTAGCGAGTGTCGCCTTTGGTTATCCTGCGATAGCCGTGGATACACATGTTTTCCGCATCGCCAACCGGTTAAAACTGGCTATGGGAGAAACGCCGGAAGAAGTTGAGTTGGGACTGATGAAAGCCATCCCGAAAGAGAAGTGGTCGGCTGCACACCACTGGCTGATTTGGCACGGCAGACGTATCTGTAAGGCAAGAAAGCCGCTTTGCGATGCGTGTCCCCTGCGAGATGTGTGTCCAAGTTTCAGCGGATAG
- a CDS encoding prephenate dehydrogenase/arogenate dehydrogenase family protein, producing the protein MSKCIAETAKMKLAIIGVGLIGGSLGMSLKAALGDDIYITGLCRTQDSMDLAMERGAVDFASSDLETVVKDADIVFLSTPVLQMPPLVARMLPFLKPGVILTDAGSTKGYLYEKLREILPSDVYYIAGHPMTGKEKSGVAAADKDLFKNHAYIIVGDTGAPREAHEKLRALLEHTEATFYELGYEAHDRCASIISHIPHITAAALVTLLNRSGDDFESCLKLAAGGFKDTTRVASGDSDMWADICMTNPIAIRDHLVRMQGILGEVIKYIDQGDRDGVYQYFLAAKRSRDEIIWRTEKLFEL; encoded by the coding sequence ATGAGTAAATGTATAGCAGAGACGGCAAAGATGAAACTTGCTATTATAGGAGTAGGCCTTATTGGGGGCTCCTTAGGAATGTCACTAAAAGCGGCTCTCGGTGATGATATTTACATCACGGGCCTTTGTCGAACACAGGACTCCATGGATTTAGCCATGGAGCGTGGGGCTGTCGACTTTGCTTCGTCCGATTTGGAGACGGTGGTCAAGGACGCGGATATTGTCTTTCTGTCCACACCCGTCTTACAGATGCCTCCGCTCGTTGCACGCATGCTGCCGTTTTTGAAACCGGGCGTTATTTTGACTGACGCAGGCAGCACGAAAGGGTATCTCTACGAAAAACTCAGGGAAATCCTGCCGTCGGATGTCTATTATATTGCCGGACACCCCATGACGGGTAAGGAGAAAAGTGGTGTTGCGGCGGCAGATAAGGATCTCTTTAAGAACCATGCCTACATCATCGTCGGGGACACGGGAGCTCCGAGAGAAGCTCATGAGAAATTGCGTGCGCTTTTAGAGCACACGGAAGCGACCTTCTACGAACTTGGCTATGAGGCACACGATCGCTGTGCCTCTATTATCAGTCATATCCCGCATATCACGGCCGCTGCGCTTGTCACGCTGCTTAATCGGAGCGGTGATGACTTTGAGTCGTGCCTAAAACTTGCCGCAGGCGGTTTCAAAGATACGACACGTGTTGCGTCCGGCGACTCTGATATGTGGGCAGATATCTGCATGACGAATCCAATTGCCATTCGCGATCACCTGGTTCGTATGCAGGGAATCCTGGGTGAGGTCATCAAGTACATAGATCAAGGTGACCGCGATGGTGTATATCAGTACTTTTTAGCGGCGAAGAGAAGCCGTGATGAGATTATTTGGCGGACAGAAAAACTGTTCGAGCTCTAA
- a CDS encoding late competence development ComFB family protein — protein sequence MPIKNVMEDFVEGNMKDVLHMYPECCRCHACRDDIMSIALNHLEPKYVSTEKGGVFAKLVALDPMEKVVIIQEIAKAVQIVAKSPRHPEEEKILPDSTDVKKKK from the coding sequence ATGCCGATCAAGAATGTCATGGAAGACTTTGTAGAAGGAAATATGAAGGATGTTCTTCACATGTATCCGGAGTGTTGCCGCTGTCACGCGTGCCGGGATGATATTATGAGTATTGCTCTCAACCATCTTGAACCGAAGTATGTTTCGACTGAAAAAGGCGGCGTGTTTGCAAAGCTTGTAGCACTTGATCCAATGGAAAAGGTGGTTATCATTCAAGAGATCGCAAAGGCAGTCCAAATTGTAGCTAAGTCTCCAAGACATCCTGAAGAGGAGAAAATTTTGCCGGATTCGACAGACGTAAAGAAAAAAAAATAA